A single Ammospiza caudacuta isolate bAmmCau1 chromosome 6, bAmmCau1.pri, whole genome shotgun sequence DNA region contains:
- the LOC131559437 gene encoding proto-oncogene Mas-like: MRPSTTPMVLPTTAIHAPGTNYSGAVGQPQPSYTVLKFMESFCLLSAACGMVGNGLVLWYLGFRIRRNHFTVYILNLAAADFGYLLCIAVETVQYLMQFNVGMQFGIFLFLDLFMYGTGLYLLTAISIERCLSVLSPIWCRTHRPKHLSAVVSGLLWALSLLLNTLGYVLCTVRPSPRACQRLLIAIGALDFLVCAPLMLLFSLTLFLRVKCSSQPFQTGRLFTVIMLTILFFLIFAVPLSVLILLDFLGLKFLYSPEIGFVLSCVNSTLNPVIYFLVGSYRDRKFRLTLRLAFQRAFQDSADDRDERETRDTITMSS, from the coding sequence ATGAGACCCTCAACCACACCAATGGTCCTTCCAACCACAGCCATCCATGCTCCTGGGACCAACTACAGCGGGGCTGTGGGACAACCCCAGCCATCCTACACTGTCCTCAAGTTCATGGAGAGCTTCTGCCTGCTGAGTGCTGCCTGTGGGATGGTGGGGAACGGCCTGGTCCTGTGGTACCTGGGCTTCCGCATCCGCAGGAACCATTTCACCGTCTACATCCTGAACCTGGCAGCCGCTGACTTCGGGTACCTGCTGTGCATCGCCGTGGAGACCGTGCAGTACCTGATGCAGTTCAACGTGGGGATGCAGTTTGGGATCTTCCTCTTCCTGGATCTCTTCATGTACGGCACGGGCCTGTACCTGCTGACGGCCATCAGCATTGAGCGCTGCCTGTCTGTGCTGTCCCCCATCTGGTGCCGGACACACCGCCCGAAGCACCTGTCTGCCGTGGTGTCCGGCCTGCTCTgggccctgtccctgctcctgaaCACTCTGGGATATGTCCTGTGCACCGTTCGCCCCTCTCCCAGGGCCTGCCAGCGCCTGCTCATCGCCATCGGAGCCTTGGATTTCCTCGTCTGCGCGCCCCTCATGCTGCTCTTCAGCCTCACCCTCTTCCTGCGGGTCaagtgcagctcccagcccttccaAACGGGCCGGCTCTTCACTGTCATCATGCTCACcatcctcttcttcctcatttTCGCCGTGCCCCTCAGTGTCCTCATCCTCCTGGACTTCCTGGGCCTCAAGTTCCTGTATTCCCCAGAGATTGGCTTTGTGCTGTCCTGCGTCAACAGCACCCTCAACCCCGTCATTTACTTCCTGGTGGGAAGCTACAGGGATCGGAAATTCCGGCTCACCCTCAGGCTGGCATTCCAGAGGGCCTTCCAAGACTCAGCGGATGACAGAGATGAGCGGGAAACGCGGGACACGATAACCATGTCCTCCTAA
- the LOC131558776 gene encoding LOW QUALITY PROTEIN: mas-related G-protein coupled receptor member H-like (The sequence of the model RefSeq protein was modified relative to this genomic sequence to represent the inferred CDS: inserted 1 base in 1 codon), which translates to MDKNSTTNLTLNNTLYGSLDWEEYIRSECSSIPSSLIAFAGVCLGISLCGLAGNGVVLWFLGLHTQQSPFTVYILNLAVADFSLLLLFLLLLLAFLTLAAFCTSLFPFIHHYQRFVFVLGFPCHVFDLSSLGLLAALSVERCVSVLCPXSGALWALAGAFVSSLYLTSTYTEDSGTVIAGVALAISVVFSLMMLVSNLFLFLKLRCGSRRRQPGKLFVAIVLNVLLFFAFGIPFCMEVFINLPDSGDLFPEDPSLFLALLNCSLNPVIYVLVGSCRRRRFQRSVRVALRRVFEEKGGSDEGSHGAGDTVVEVTAL; encoded by the exons ATGGACAAGAACAGCACAACAAATCTCACCCTGAACAATACACTTTATGGATCTCTGGACTGGGAGGAATATATCAGATCTGAATGCTCCAGCATTCCCTCCAGCCTGATTGCCTTTGCAGGGGTGTGCCTGGGGATCTCCCtctgtgggctggcagggaATGGGGTGGTCTTGTGGTTCCTGGGCTTGCACACACAGCAGAGCCCTTTCACTGTCTACATCCTAAATCTGGCTGTTGCAGacttctccctgctcctcctgtttCTCCTGCTTCTGTTGGCTTTTCTGACCTTAGCAGCATTCTGCAcatctttgtttccttttattcaCCACTATCAGCGCTTTGTGTTTGTCCTTGGGTTCCCGTGCCACGTGTTTGacctgagcagcctggggctgctggcagccctcAGCGTGGAGCGTTGCGTCTCCGTCCTGTGCC TCAGCGGGGCCCTCtgggccctggcaggggctttTGTTTCCTCCCTCTACCTCACCTCCACCTACACTGAGGACTCTGGGACCGTCATTGCAGGTGTAGCCCTGGccatttctgtggttttttccctcaTGATGTTGGTTTCCAACCTGTTCCTGTTCCTCAAGCTGCGCTGTGGCTCCCGGAGGCGGCAGCCAGGGAAGCTCTTTGTGGCCATCGTGCTCAACGTCCTGCTGTTCTTTGCCTTTGGCATCCCTTTCTGCATGGAGGTTTTCATCAATCTCCCAGATTCTGGTGATTTATTCCCAGAAGACCCCTCTTTgttcctggcactgctgaaCTGCTCCCTCAACCCGGTGATTTACGTGCTGGTGGGGAGCTGCCGGCGGCGCCGCTTCCAGCGTTCGGTCAGAGTGGCTCTGCGGAGGGTGTTTGAGGAGAAAGGCGGGAGTGACGAGGGGAGccacggggctggggacactgtggtgGAGGTGACAGCTCtgtga
- the LOC131558777 gene encoding mas-related G-protein coupled receptor member H-like — translation MDKNSTTNLTLNNTLYGSLDWEEHISECSSIPSSLIAFAGVCLGISLCGLAGNGVVLWFLGLHTQQSPFTVYILNLAVADFSLLLLFLLLLLAFLTLATFCTSLFPFIHHYQRFVFVLGFPCHVFDLSSLGLLAALSVERCVSVLCPIWYRCHRPRHLSALISGALWALAGAFVSSLYLTSTYTEDSGTVIAGVALAISVVFSLMMLVSNLFLFLKLRCGSRRRQPGKLFVAIVLNVLLFFAFGIPFCMEVFINLPDSGDLFPEDPSLFLALLNCSLNPVIYVLVGSCRRCHFQRSVRVALRRVFEEKGGSDEGSHGAGDTVMEVTAL, via the coding sequence ATGGACAAGAACAGCACAACAAATCTCACCCTGAACAATACACTTTATGGATCTCTAGACTGGGAGGAACATATATCTGAATGCTCCAGCATTCCCTCCAGCCTGATTGCCTTTGCAGGGGTGTGCCTGGGGATCTCCCtctgtgggctggcagggaATGGGGTGGTCTTGTGGTTCCTGGGCTTGCACACACAGCAGAGCCCTTTCACTGTCTACATCCTAAATCTGGCTGTTGCAGacttctccctgctcctcctgtttCTCCTGCTTCTGTTGGCTTTTCTGACCTTAGCAACATTCTGCAcatctttgtttccttttattcaCCACTATCAGCGCTTTGTGTTTGTCCTTGGGTTCCCGTGCCACGTGTTTGacctgagcagcctggggctgctggcagccctcAGCGTGGAGCGTTGCGTCTCCGTCCTGTGCCCCATCTGGTACCGCTGCCACCGCCCCCGGCACCTCTCGGCCCTCATCAGCGGGGCCCTCtgggccctggcaggggctttTGTTTCCTCCCTCTACCTCACCTCCACCTACACTGAGGACTCTGGGACCGTCATTGCAGGTGTAGCCCTGGCCATTTCCGTGGTTTTTTCCCTCATGATGTTGGTTTCCAACCTGTTCCTGTTCCTCAAGCTGCGCTGTGGCTCCCGGAGGCGGCAGCCAGGGAAGCTCTTTGTGGCCATCGTGCTCAACGTCCTGCTGTTCTTTGCCTTTGGCATCCCTTTCTGCATGGAGGTTTTCATCAATCTCCCAGATTCCGGTGATTTATTCCCAGAAGACCCCTCTTTgttcctggcactgctgaaCTGCTCCCTCAACCCGGTGATTTATGTGCTGGTGGGGAGCTGCCGGCGGTGCCACTTCCAGCGTTCGGTCAGAGTGGCTCTGCGGAGGGTGTTTGAGGAGAAAGGCGGGAGTGACGAGGGGAGccacggggctggggacactgtgaTGGAGGTGACAGCTCtgtga